The Gossypium arboreum isolate Shixiya-1 chromosome 4, ASM2569848v2, whole genome shotgun sequence DNA segment TATTGAACAATAAAATTTACTCATTAATTCAAGTTAAAACTTACAGAGTATGCCCTCAATTACATGTTTCACACAACAATTACATGTTTCACACAAGTAAGTCTGTTTTAGAAGAGTTTCTTTATAACTCTTCTTCGACCAGGTGGGGGGCAAATTATTatacaaatataataaaatatataataactcGACTCAGGATCCGACCTGATTATCCAACCCAAAATATCCATGGTTTAAATTGCCCCAAACATTCCATTTGAGGAAGAGTCCAGACAGACTACTTCTTTATCTTCTTCTTCCTGGGAAAGTTTCTTCCTCCCTGCTCTCAACCTTCTTCAAGACCATTTTGTTTCCCCTTTTTCACTTCCGTTGATATTATGTATCAACAACCATAAATATAAATTGGAACATCAAGTTATACAATTTGaatcattttgattttttttactttaatcaatttaatccctatgcttctataaaaaaatattagaATATATTATAAGTCCATGTATTCTTAGaaatttggaatttagtccctacttttgTTTCTAAAATTTTAGTCCCTATCgttctcaaattttaaaattcaagtccaactattaacaatgttaatttttttattaaattcaagttcaaTACAATATCATTTTCTTTAATTACATGGCtaccaagtgagtatttttttatTGCAAAATGTCAACGACAAATTTAACAAACAAACTTTAATAGTGTTAAACTAATGAATAtggattttgaaatttaaaaagtagTGGATTAATTTTCGAAAATAaaagtaaagagactaaattcCAAGTTTTAAAAAAATACGAAAAAACTTTGAATTGCTTATAGTTCaaaaatctaaaatttgtatggatCACTCGATATAGTGGGTCTAGAAAGGAAGGGCACATCTCTAATTTCAAGTGTAGTAAATGCATGCAGGGCACCACCATAATAACCATGTATGGTTCACTTTGCAAACTATCATTTCTCGTCATCATTAAGCAAACTAATCCTTACAACACTACttgcattcttttcttttttcctacTGTTTTCATGACCCAAATAGCTACTTCTTTTCTTTTTAACACTAATTTTATTATAGGTtgttgtgatatatatatatatatatatgttcttttTAATATAATACTTAAAATTTAGTCCCTCTTCAACCCTtgaataggaggataatgcgtttcAACACACTCGAACCCACATCGTCCTACactaaaaataatttcaattcTAATCGAGTTAAAAATCAATCGACCCAAATAGTTACTTTCTAAAACTTGTTCAAAGGTGCCACGAGGGGTGCAAGTAGTGACCTTTGTTTCAAActagaattttttttatataactcctttaatttttagaaaaccataaattaatataatcatgaaataaaaaatttatttattttgatctcctaaaataattttttaactacacttttacttatttgcGAAGCTAATTGTAACACaatattttttaagaaaaagaaaagtcatatatattaattaaaagggataagtattaaatttaaacaTGAATTTTGGTCTAATTTGTAATttgatacatgaactttgatttagtACAATTATATACATAAAACTTGAATTGTGGTTCTTATGTATACATAagactttaattttgattcaattatgcGCATTTAAAGAATTAGatacatacatttatttttataCCGGATAAGTTAGTTGTTTGTGTATGCAATATATCAACATAAAATTGTGCTAATTCGATAATGCTGTTAGcaatttatgaaatttaaatcaaataaaaattcatatataaaatatataaaattaaagttcatgtataattttaatatttatccctaATTAAAAAGCAAAGAAACATCGAAAACCAAGATAGGAGGGCCATTTAACCTAAGCCATCGGGCACCCAAACCTACGCGGATCACTATCAATGGAATTAACAAAAAGAGCGTCAGATTCAAGCAAATAAGAAACGCTGATATATGGTCTATGCCATTCATTGTGGTTCGCATATAACAAAGCTACCCGAGCGAAAGAGTGAGCGACTTTGTTTCCTGCGAATCCAGAAAAGGACAAATGTTGAAATTGATATGCAACATTTTGAAAATTCATAATAATAAGCCAAATTCAGAGGTATCATCAATTGAATTATTCAAAGAATGTACCACTTGCCAACAATCCGATTCTATAACAATCCCATCATAATCCTCTGATTTCAGCAACGAAAATGCTTTTCTAATAGCATACGTTTTAGCCATATGTGGTGCCATAGCAAGGTTTGCGTAGCCAGAATAAGCCTTGAGAAAATTGCCCTTAAAATCTCTTAGAATAGTAGCAAACGTCGACTACCGAGATTCCTAAAACAAGGCAGCATCCACGTTGCACTTGATTCGATCTTGACAAGAAGCTACCCATCGACCACCCCGTGAACCACCAGACGCCGACAATCCCCTTTGCACCCTTTCATAAATGCCCCTCGCCTCCTAATTCTACAAAAACACAGCAGCAACATACACTATATGTGAAGAAGGTACATCACGATTCTGCCAAGTAAATAGATTTCGATAAAACCATAAAAACCACAGCAGCACAAACACGTGGTTTTGTTGGCCCACATCCGACATACTTGCACCTTCCGCAACAAAAACGGCACAAGAGGAGTTGGGTAAAGATAAGCCGGCCAAATGCCACACCTCCCTTGCCTTCACACACTCAAAACACCGCATATTCAAGAGTTTCAGTCGAGCCACAACATGAGCAATTTGGCAGAATATTCAGCCCCCGATAAGCAAACGAGACTTATATGGAGTGAAATTTCTCCTACAACGCCAAAGGGAAAAACACACCTTTGGAGGGATATAGTTGTTCATAAAGCGAACCAAGTACTATTAATTGAAAACTGAGAAATCATCGAAAAAGAATCAGATGTGACTTTGTAACCCGTCTTCGCAGTGTATCGCCTATCCGGACTAAAATCCCATATCAACCCATCAGTTGGCTTTGCATGAATCACCAGTAGCTTCAAAATTTGCATTGCATCGGAAGGGGGAAAATACCTTGTATAAAACCATCATCCAAATCGGTCTCCATAGTGTCTAACAACTCATATACCTTTAGCGATTCCATACTTAGTAAGGGAAGAGAATCAACATAATAACTTTGATCATCACAAATCCAAGAATCATTGAAATCGAGATCAACGTTCCGCCTCCAACCCTCCACCTCATACCTTTTGAAAGGAGGCCGGTAGCTGCAAACATGCTTCTGCAAATGTACAAGCTAAGCATCCAAAAAATCCCAAGTCGAAAAATATTTAGCCTTGAAATACCGACTTGACAAAGCGTTCGGATTTGTAATAAAGCAAGTTGCCTGTTTACCAAGGAAGGCAAGATTAAAACAATGTAAATCACAACAACCCATGCCACCAAATTTCTTAGGGGCACATAGCCTGTCCCACGAAGCCCAATGAATTTTCCTTCCGTTCCCCCATCCAAACCCCAACAAAAGTAGTTCATCATCCTCTGCAAGGCCACACACATGGCATCCGAAAGTTGGAACACACTCATACTAAAAACCAAGAAACTACAGAGTCTCTCCTAGACATAAGAGAAAGCTTGTTTCTTATTCTTACAAATTAAAGACGGCAACCCAAGATAACGTCCATGGTTCATAGGATTAAACACTCCTAAAATAGAGCAAATAGTTGAGTTTACCCCTTTGGATATATTGGTGCTAAACATAACACCAGATTtgtgaaattttatcgattgcCCTGACTCATCCTCATACCAAGACAAGATACGTTTAATCATAAGAACCTCCATCTCCTTAGCctgaaaaaataaaaagttgtcATTGGCGAAAAGAAAATGACAAATGCTCGGGCCACCCCGACAAATAGAATGCCCATGAATATCTCCCCATGCTTTTGCTCGACGTAGAAGGAAGCTAAGCCCGTCCCTACAGATAAGATACGAATAAGGAGATAAGGTCCACTAGTCGAAGACCCCTATGAGGTATAATTGGGCCGACCTGCCTTCCATTAAACGCAGTTGAGTACTGAACAAAAGTAATAGAGAGCATCAACCATTTCACCCAATTGGCCTCGAAACCATCTTAACCTGAATAAATTCCAGAAAATGCCAATCAACTTTGTCATTTAAGCTTTGCTAATATCAAGCTTCAGCGTAAGTTCACCCACATTAcgtttgcttttttttttcatatgatGAATAAGGTCAAATGCCACCATAAAATTATCAGTGAGAACATGGCCTGGTACAAAATTAAATTGCATCTTTGAAATAATACCCGGAAAAATAACATTCAATCTATTAGCAAGAACTTGCGACTGAATTCTATAGATAACATTACACATTGCAATTAATATTATTTGTATATTTTTCGCAcgtgatttttgtatgtaaagcaaaataaaagcaaatattagtttatttgttgtctaatgtttaactaatattaagcggTATTACATGGTCGGGTTATAATACGAAAAgaaaacttatattagtagacaaatctaaacatgtccttagtctaatcagaaatgagcaaaccaattgaaagactaatatattGTCTATAAGTCCAATTGGGAAGATACtcttagtctaatcagaaatgagcaaaccaattgaaagactaatatattGTCTATCAAATCCAATTCGGGAGATACTTTATCTTAGGCATCAGAGCGTATGACTTCCAGAAGATAGAGATATAGATACAACTGACCAGACTAACAGTACATCGAACTGGACCCAAGCAGAATAGATCAtggatccatttatggatttattcacttatgacgtTCATAATGCAACATACCTGAATCCTGAATGGATGATGGACTATATATGTGtaactcatatactttgatgAAAGTAAAAGTCTGAGTTCAAATTGATAAGGAATCGAAAACTGGTACGTTGGGTATACGACTTCCACAGTatatagcatcattcacaatagtggaattcatagctcaagacatgggtaaatgatattctttcattggcattacatgatagatgaaaagtaaatgtgatcACAGGTCATTTGTCTTTATGatgaatgaattaattattatttgataataattgactttttatgaaggaagatgtaatgattatcatgagataaaataggatcatattgggagagtgaatttatcccaaagagattaaggatattctatgagggtaacacatttatgacaaggtcattggatgagcatTGATCGAGTTGAtttcgtaatggtatgccattagggagagcttagtcacaatactatagtagaatgacttcgtgactaaatgagtttataattaataagcgaaaagatggaacttaattataaattatttgagccttaatcacatatgtccaatcggtccctccactagctcatcgaaaccagaaatgaattgcatgttgaatcaaatgaacaaaaatggatagaaatggtaaagttagagaaatgagaaacattcgaaaataaatgtggttttctcactaagtatgaaaataacacgagaattaatttatggtttttaaattattaattaattaattaattaattaattgaagtttgaaaatggaattaaattaattggtcattgtgAATCCGTTGAATGTAGAaacattaaatatattttctcatagattcttttaaaGTAAAATTACCATGATTCTAACGAAATTAGGAtcaggttgagaaaattatttaattgataaatttatttatgtatttaaattaatttatgatgtttattttggaaaatagaaaagcATGTATtggatttggattgaattataaagtgttgggttaaaagtcCAAAAAGTACTTATAATTGGATTCAACACGGGAGAGGCCTAAAAGTCTCTCATGTTAATATGTGAGATGGAAAATACCAGTATATTTAACTAGGATTATCGCCCCTCCCTTTCCTAATTGAACTaggattttatttttctattgaaatagacttctactaattcaacaagggttctactttttctccctataaatagatggcaccaatAAGGCTAAATGTATAACTTTGAGATATTATTATTTGCATAAAGTAGTGAAAATCTATTTTctagaataaattctattttctaggAATTACAATTTTACCAGTTTCAATTAAAAAAAGATTTTTGTTTTCCCACTgaaagtaaaaaataataatttttggttATGTGTTTGATTCCAATTCGTCTGAACCCACACTCGAATCATTTTATGGTACGAGAATAGTGGTGAAGgtcatttggttgaaagccgGGAACGCCAAGGATCTGTCTAACCTAAAGCACAGGTGTAATTTTGGGAAAAAGTTTATTGCTctaaatatcacaaatcgggttgattttcaaaattttatttttcttttgtgtAAGAAAACTATTTTTGAATCggattttttccaacaattaTACCCCTACCTAGATTGGGACACGCGGTAGCACGAGAAGTGGCCTTAAAGACACCCGCATATGACTCCCCTGCTAATACCATCTAGTTGGTCACCCAATGACCAACCACCCACATGCCTCACACTATCTATAGGAAAGCCACCCTCTATCAGGCAACCCGCTTTTAGTGGTATGCTATTATCCCCAAGAGGGGACCACTAAGGGACTACTGAGGCTTAACAACCTCGTACTATCTCAACAAAGGGAATGTTAAAGCAAGCTCACACAGTACTATACTTGACGACAATAGATATATAATGAACCTACCACCTGGCTGATCATATCGAATGGCCACCATCCATGTTGTCGGTGATGTGTCGCTATCAGGAAAGGGGACCTCCACCCACGAAGGATCTTTTGACCCTTAAAACCCTAAGCACTCCCCAATTCATCTCCTCCTTCCTCCTCCCCTAAATACTCCAGCTCTTCGCCTATAACAAGTGAACCAACCTCCTTATCATTACCATCGTCTCCTCCTTAGCTCCCCTTGTTAAACACTAATATCAACCCTCCTCTAAAAGAAAGAAGTTTGATAGGATTTCAACGTCTAACCTTGCATTTAACTTTGACCATATTCTTTATCGTATTAAATTGGAAAGTTAAACAATCCTAAATCAGTTTTTAAAGCAATCTATCTTTGTCCGAAACAAGCAGCTTTTGATTAAATCATGGACCACGACAAGTTCTCATTTATTAGGGCTTTGCTAACTCGTAACCAATATATCCTCACTGCTCAACTGTTTTTCCTCATTCAGATTAAAATGGACGGTCCACATTAACCCACTTCGATCTGCCTCATCAATGAACCAGATTCTTCCAAAAAATTATTAGTAAGCTATAGCTACCCTATTAAATTCCCCCAACTCAATCCATCCACCAAAGCTGCTCTTCTCAATATATAATAGCTTTCATCACCATTATCATAATTACCAAAGTTATATTATATTATTCACATTTAGAAGGgttgaatgtttttttttttttttttaaaattatatgcaCATAAAATCTTAAACACTAACCCTTCGAGGAAGGACATGCAATAGGGAAAATGAAATCTCAAATATATTAATTACTGAAACAAAACAAGTCCCCACTTCATTAAAATATTTGGTATAGATTCTTTTCTTTAAtgataataaatttgaaaattttgatagtCTAAAATCATTTAGAAAATGATTTAGTGCATTCAAAGATTTTTATCTCCCTTTTGATACCATCTCTCTATGAgaccaaacttaaatataattatataaataaaaaaacgaCTTGAGCCTTAATTATATTATATACCACTAGACTAGACTAAAAGAAGTCATTCGGCCTTGAAATATTCTATTCTGAGCATTTACCAGGCTTCAACTTCGGATCTTGAGCCCTCTTTAGAAATTAGAGATCTACTAAGTTTAGCTGACAACGCACACACCCACCCATCAGTTCCCCAAATCAAAATGTTGAGTGACAGTAAGGGCGAGGAGCTTCAGCATCAGAAAGGCCTCCAAATCAAGCAAGATGACAAGTTCTTCAGCAGGCTCATGTCTAAAGAAACTTCAATGGCTAACTCTTCTTGCAGGGTCTACTATGGCGGAGCTTCGGGTGCTGTTCCATTCATGTGGGAATCACACCCTGGAACCCCAAAACATCCTTCATGTGACACTGCTATTCCTCCTCTTACTCCACCTCCTTCATATTATTCCTCATTCAACTCCAAATCCAAGCAGACAAAGGGCTTGAAATCCACCCTTTTGAACTCTATCTTTCCCAGGCTTATCACTGCTAGGAAAGCCCAGGCTtccccttcttcttcttcttcacgcTCTTCTACATCATCTTCATCGTCTTTATCACCATGTTCGTCGTTGCATGATGCTGGTTCTTCACCATTGCCTAAATCTTCAATTAACCGAAAGCTATTTCATAGGCAGATGAGCTATTTTTCATGTTCGAGGTCGCCAGTTCATAGCTGCATGGATGATGATGATCATCATCATCATGAAAATGAAGGGCTTGGATCACCAACTTCGACATTGTGTTTTGGGGTTAAACCAAGAAATCTGAATGTGTTTAAAGGATGTCAGTCAATGATAAACATGAAGAAAGCATTGCTCTCAATGGTGAGCCATGGTTCAGGTCAAGGTACtagtaattaatttaatcattgcCTTTGACTTTGAATTATGTTCTTAATTTGTGGATTTTCCCTTCTATTCTTCTTCTTTTGGTTTTGGTGTATTTGTAGAGAGATGCTATTATTTCTACTCTTTGCCTCCACTGTTTCAGATGTATGATTGTTGTGTTTGGGctatcaaattttcatcattGAACAGTTTGTTCAAACTCATCATCATCCAATGCTTGCCATTGTgatatatataataagtaaacatTTATCATGTTTATGTAATTATGTACCAATTAATGCATGGCTACCGacaatttttatttattcaagGTTCCTTGATGAATATATAGTTAACAATATGCAATTATATCATCACaacaattcaatcttttttcTTTCTGAGAACATTTGTGTTAGCTCACCTTATGCCTATAGGTCCCCATTTAAGgactaattaataattttaaaaagataactTCAAAGTAAATATGTTAATACACTGATtaaaatttacatatttatttttggaaattttatttaaaaatatatttccccCACACTCTCCTAACTTTCATGGCTGTTCACGTGGTAGTTAGGTATTTAAGGAAAgtgaaccttttttttttttttttgcaagttAATGGCATTAAATACACATGTGGATTGCATTAATTTACTGTACAGCCTTCCACCGTCTGTCTACTTTTCACATAGCATGAAGTTAATACGCATGAAATTAATGAAAATTACGaattttgatttagttaaattgagaaAACTAGTCAGTAAAAAATTGTGTTTAAACTCGCGTTTAGTGAATTGTTTTGTTACATAATTGTTCAAATtatttattggttaaagtctAATTTACcattatataaataagtaattGTAGTCTCAGTTTTAATAGTTAATCACAACTTGTTACAACCTCACTTATAAAGATTTAATCTCTCACAAGAAAAGTTTACCTATTGAGTGCGAAATtccaaataaaaaataacaaagaaATAATCATGCAATTTAACGCAACACTCTCTCCAAAAGATGCATCTTCATATGCGAACTAACTGTATAATTATAAGCTTAGTATGGTAGCCTAGTCAATCAGCATAATCTGTAACACCTCAAATTCGGTCTAGACGTTATGACTGAATCTTGAAGGTTATACCGACCActtgataaattatttattttctttataaaaCATCATTTGTTCATGTATGAATAATTTTGCAGAATTAGTTTTATTatcttattttgaaaaaaattattgttgttaagcGAGAGTCCTCTAAAACATTCGTTATTTACTAACCAGTCCATAAAATTACCGGACAGtccaaaaattcatattttaaataaataaagaaaaacctTTAAAATCATTTTGTTTACAAGAATTTGAATTAGAGTTCTCGAACGCCGTGCAATCCTAATTCTGAGGATTACCTGAGAAGATAAAATAGTAGGGTGAGCTAAAAGCCCAATGTGTGTCAAGGCCCACCAACATAACAGATAGTCAATTAATACAAGAGTTTAACATATCAAAGCAAAAAATCGAATACAAGACATGCTTAGCACTGCAATGTCATACAGAATAAATCTTACCCCCATCTGCTGTTCCAACTCACACTCCAAATTAGTGGTTATGCACCACTGAAATATTATGCAGACAAGCTGCAAGATAAAATGCAGGAAAGCCACTAGAAACAAGTAATACAGTTTAACTGCCAAAATCAGATTTTGCAAGTATCCCACCAGAATCATAGAACATAATTTACAGAAACTTTCTTCATATCATATTCATAACCCACCCCAATCCACATGCCACAACTTAACAGATATTTGGATATGCTTAAACTAATAGATCGGAAACATGCCAATAGAGCATACAAATTAATAGATTGGAGGCATGCATATAACTTATTCGAAGTTACTTATTAAAGACATGCTCATACACACAAACATACAATCAAGTACACAACTTTTCATGATTTCGCATGCCTTCAGAAAATTTACATATGGTAGTTTACATAATAGATTTTAGCGTACTATTAAACTCACTTATTCGACTCAAAACACGACCCtaaaaattatttgaaataagCTCATATGCCATTGTGGCCCACATACCGTACTTAATCAATCCGTGTAGCTCACACTCCTAGGGCACACACTCGTGTAGTCCACACGGCCaggtacacgcccatgtgtcgtGACTGCCCACTATCGGTTTTGCATGAATTTACAAGTTTTCAAGTTACACACACTAGATTGTTTTCGGGATGTCAACACAACAGCATCAATCCGAGTTCTGCACACAACATCCAAAACTCAACCAGTAAGCAATCACCCGCATAGAAATTTGGCCGTTGCTCCCTAGAGCATTCGGCCAAGACCAATAAGACATTCGACCCTTGCAAAAATATTAGCGCAAACCAGCCCCTAAACTTGGGCATTCGGCTACTTACCCTTAGAAGCGGTGGTTTCCAAGGCACTTAATTTGCAAGAGGGGCGTGTTCCTCACAATCCTCACCTAACAGAATTACAAATAATTAGACCATCACTAATTAGCCACCCTCAACCAACAAATCTTTCAATTAAAACCGAAAACAACCTTCTTAAAAAAACACAAACGGATTGCACttacttaaaaaaattaagataCTACGCCAAACTTCAGATCACACACGGCTAACACCAAAACCAGAAGGTTACCGATGACACTAGGAAGAATCAAAATCTAGACAGCAGCAACACATAAGGTAGGGACAACAAATGAGGAAAAGAAGAGAGCGTTAATCGTAAAATTATGTAAACAatgaaaaaatgaagaaaaaagaaaaagaaagaaggagaaaGCAGAGAAAATTCGACAAAGAGGAGGTTACAGCAACAAAAGTGAAGAGGAAACAAACAAAAAGGTGGAAAAAAACAAAAAGGTGGAGAGTGAGGGGGTGAGGGGGACGACACTAGGAGGATTTTTAGGAGATAATTCTCAAAAACTTTAACAAAATAATATCTGATTATATCCCAACTAATCTGATTAGTTATTAACTTCATcttattaaagaaaaaaattaaggtTTTATCACTAAATCAATAAACTCATTAATTCTtattaataaacatgcaaaaATTAAACATAAACCAGATGTGTCAA contains these protein-coding regions:
- the LOC108459399 gene encoding uncharacterized protein LOC108459399, giving the protein MLSDSKGEELQHQKGLQIKQDDKFFSRLMSKETSMANSSCRVYYGGASGAVPFMWESHPGTPKHPSCDTAIPPLTPPPSYYSSFNSKSKQTKGLKSTLLNSIFPRLITARKAQASPSSSSSRSSTSSSSSLSPCSSLHDAGSSPLPKSSINRKLFHRQMSYFSCSRSPVHSCMDDDDHHHHENEGLGSPTSTLCFGVKPRNLNVFKGCQSMINMKKALLSMVSHGSGQGTSN